The DNA segment AGCTCTTCAAAGATATGGGCAAAATGAAAGATCTTTGTTTACTTTTTTAGACGACAATTCAGATTTCTCGATTAGCAAATTCAAAGGCGACTTTTACTCCATTGCAAATGTTTATACATATCTAACCAATACTTTAGGTAGCGAAATTTATAGTTTAAGTAATCCTCATAGGTCGCAATGGCAGACTTGTTTTAGAGCACTTGAGAGAGCTGAACTTATTAAAGATATTGATTACAATTTATTGGCAGAGATTATTAAAACGATTTGTCTTACGGCGATATTTACAAAGCCATCTAGTTTACTCAATGAAGAAGTAGTAGCCAAATATATTCATTACACAAGTGAATTTCATATAGATGAAGTTGATGTAGCTATATCCAAATTGAAAGCCGCGGGAGTTTTAAGATTTTATAATCACAGTAATAAACTTAATTTCCTTGAAGGAACCGACATCGATATTGAACAAGAATTAGCTGATGCAACTAAGGAAATTAATCCTGACTTTTCTCTTAAAGATGCTATTTCCGAATTGGTGGATTTTCCAATTATCCTTGTTAAAGAAAATTCTTTCAAAAACGGCACTCCGCGATTCTTTGAATTTAAAATATTAAATGATCTTAGCGATGTTTCGATTGCTGAAGGTGCCGTAGACGGCTACATCAATCTAATTTTTGACAGCAAAATTTCTGAAAAAGACATAAAAAAAGTTTCTAGTTCAGCAGGAAGTAACCTTTTTGTATCCTACAAAAACTCTAAAGAAATCTACAACGAAATCTTCGACATCAATAAATTAAAGCATTTAATTGAGAAACATGCCGAGGATTTAAAAGCCAGAAAATTACTTATTAATGATTTAGAATTCCACAAACAGCAGCTGGAAAAGAAGGTTCTAAATAATTTATTTTTGTCGGATCAACAAAATGTGTGGTTATACAACGGCAAAAAACAAAATATTGATTCTAAGAAGACTTTAAATAAAACTCTTTCAAGAATCTGCGAAAATGAATTTAACAGCAGCCCCGTCTTTAAAAATGAATTGGTAAACAAAGAGTTTCTAAGTACACAAATAAGCTCAGCAAGAAAATCATTCGTCAGACATTTGATGAATAATGAATCTCAGCAGGACGTAGGATTTCCTTACGAAAAATTTCCCCCAGAGAAATCTATTTACATCACATTAGTGAGGGAAAACGGAATTCATAAAAAAAATAGTACTGCCAAAAATTTTAGTTACCACAAACCAGACAACCCATCTTTTTTTCCTCTGTGGGATGAGTGTGAATCATTTTTAAAATCAGCAAATTCATCAAAGCGTAATCTTGGAGAACTATATGATGTTTTGACCAAAGCTCCATTCAAATTAAAGAGAGGCTTTATTGATTTTTGGATACCGCTATTCTTGATAATTAAGCGGGAGGATTTTGCGCTCTTTCATGAAATAAATGGTTTTGTACCATTTCTCAGCGACGATGTCTTTGATCTAATTCATAAATCTCCAACTAACTACTCTATTAAAAGCTATGATGTAACTGGCTTAAAAATAAATGTTTTAGAAAGCTACAAAGAACTGGTTCAAGCATCTAGTGATGAGCAAGGAACAAGCAGCACTTTTCTTTCTATTTTTGGGAATTTTCTGCGGTTTTACAGAGGTCTCAACGAATATGCAATTAATACTAAAAAGATTTCTCCCAAGGCGATTCGTCTACGAGAAGCAATCAAGAATGCAAAAGACCCTGAGGACGCGCTTTTTAATCAATTCCCTTCAGCTTTAGAATTTCATTCCATATCTATAAGTGATGATGAAGAAATATTGAAAACATATACTGCACATGTCGAGCAAGCAATTCGCGAAATACGAACTGCGTTTGACGATTTAATCGATAGAGTGGAACAAAAAATCATAGATTCTTTTGTCTGTGAATCAAAAGATTTTAAAGAATACAAAAAAGAAATCAATTCCAGACTCACCTCTATTAACAAAAGTCTTTTAGGAACACAACAATCTGTTTTTTACACAAGATTAATATCTCCATTAGACGATAGAGCTTCCTGGTTAAAATCAGTTGCTGATGCGGCTCTTGGAAAATCAATTGACAAAATGATTGATGAAGAAGAATTACTCCTAAATACTAACTTACAACACTATTTAGTTAGCCTTATTAGAGCCTCCGATTTGCATGTTTTCTCAAATAAAGACAACACCAAAATGATTTCGATTGAGTTGGTTGGAACTTCTGGAAATATTATAAATGATAAAATTATAATTTCTAGTGAGCGTCATAAAGATTTTGATGTTTTAAAGGGCGAACTACAAAATAGATTAGGTATTTTAGATGTTCATAAAAGAAAGCAGCTTTTGATGGAACTACTATCGAAAGAACTAAATGAAGAAATTGAATTATGAGCGCAATAAAACATGTTTTAGGAATTTCAGGTGGTAAGGACAGCGCTGCATTGGCGATATATATGAATAGAAAACATCCAGACATTGATGTCGAATATTATACTTGCGATACTGGAAAAGAGCTTACAGAAACTTACGATCTGATCAATAAATTAAATTCAGTTCTAGGAAAGAATATTCGCTTATATAAGTCTATAGATGACTTGAATTCTCCAGAAAAAAATCCATTTGATCACTTTTTAGCAATGTACGGGGGATATTTACCTTCTGCAACCGCTCGATGGTGTACCGGCAAAATGAAACTTGAACCTTTCGAAAATGAAATTGGAGACAAACCAACAATTTCTTACGTAGGAATTAGAGGAGATGAAAATCGCGAAGGTTATGTATCAAAAAAAGAAAATATCCAATCAATCTTTCCATTCCGAAAAAACATTTGGAGCGAAGATGTAATTAAAAAATTTCTAGCAAATTCCAATATTGAATTTTTGAAAAGAGAATTTGAACGAGTTTCATCTTCATCGCAACTTCAGATGATTTTGCAATATATCGAACAACCTATTTCCTTGCGTTTTACGCAGAAACAAAAATTAAACGCACTTTTAGATACTGATGTAAAGTTATTCAACAGAGTGGTCTTCGAATTCCTGAAATCGACCGATTATCCAGTTGGTAAGCTTGAAAGCTTTTCGCTGATTGATAATGACGAAGTTTTAGGAATAGATGAAATCTTTAAAGAACTAAAAGATTCAGGTGTCGGTATTCCTGCTTATTATTTACCCTTGGATTATACAGTTGAAATTGATGGGGAAATAAAGACTGGCACATACTCTAGAAGCCGATCTGGATGTTTCTTTTGTTTCTATCAACAAAAAATCGAATGGGTTTGGTTATTAGAGCAACATCCAGAATTGTATGCCAAAGCAATGGAGTATGAAAAAGAAGGATATACTTGGACTATTGAACCACTAATTGATCTCAAAAAACCAGAAAGGGTTCAATCCATAAAAAAAGAGCACTATTTAAGAATGCATAAAATCAAAACGAACGCAAAAAATTCTACTAGTTGGCAAGATGAAATCTTAGAAGCTGAAGGTGAAGGTTGTGCAAGTTGCTTTATATAAATTTATGGCTTATAATATAGATTTTGCAAAAAGAGGTGAGTATTTAATACATATTAAAAAGTTTTTTTTGTATCCAAACAATTGGAATGATACTACTAAGCAAATCCTCATTCCTTTAAAATGGAAAAAATTAAAATTCAATAAAGTAAATAAAAACAAAATACCAAAAAAGACTGGTTTATATTGTTTTATAGTTAATCCAAAATATAACAATTTTATAGCAACTAATTATTTGTTTTATATAGGAAAGACTAATAATTCGTTATTTACAAGATATGGAAATTATTTAGATGAACAATCAGGAAAAGGGAAACCAAGAGATAAAGTTTATGAAATGTTGAATATTTATAAAGATGATATTTATTTTTATTATACTGAAATTTCACATAAAAGTGATGTAGATTTATATGAAGAAACGTTATTAAATGTATTTGTACCCCATGTAAATACAAGTATCCCTGAAGCAAAAATTAATACAGCTCTTAAAAACATTTATGAAAAATAATACACTTAAGATACCTTGTCTAAAAGGAAAAATAGGAACTGACGATGATGGTTGGTTTTATTATACTGGTTTAATGTCTTTTAAAGAAATAGCAAATAGAGTTCAACTTCCTAAAGAAATTGATAAAAATTATTTAAATAATGATTTAAAACTTGGTGAATGGATTCAAAGAGATTTGGATAATAAAAAAACAAAATTGTTAGTTGAATATATAAATACCCAACCTCAAAGATTTTTCAATAGTTTAATATTAGGTATTTTTGACGGAGCACCGGTATGGCAAGAGTTAAAAATTAGTAATCCAAATGACAGTGTAGATTTTTTTAGTGAAGATGAAGCAAAATATTTTTCATCTACAATGGGCGTTTTAACATTAGAAGGGAATGAAAAAATTTTCGCAATCGACGGTCAACATAGAGCAGTAGGTATAAGAGAAGCAATTAAAGATAATAAAGAAATATTAAATGATGAAGTTTCTGTTGTATTTCTAGCACATAGAATGACCATAGATGGAATAGAAAGAACTAGAAGATTGTTCACAACGTTAAACAGATATGCAAAACCAGTTGATTTAAGTGAAATTATTATCCTAAGTGAAGATGACAATAGTGCTATTATTACTAGAAGAATTATTGACGAATTTAAATTATTAGAAAATAAAATTTTAGTAAACAAAAGCCCTTCTATAAATGTAAATAATAAAGAATCATACACAAACATTAGAACTTTATATTCTACGGTTTTGACCTTATTAACAGACAAAAAAATTTTTAATATAACAGTGGATGGATGTAATAGTGATTCTTTTATAAAAAATAGATTAAGTTCAACCGAGTTAGAAGAATTATACAAAAAAATATGTACTGAATTAGATGATTATCTTAATGTCATTCCAGCATTTAAAAAATTCATAAAGGAAGGGGTAGTCGATAGAAAAAGTCATAATACAAATTTAATTTTCAGACCAATAGGTCAGCATATTTTTTTTGACTTAGTAAAGATTGCCAAAAAATATGATAAATTAGAAGATGTTTTAGAATATTTTAAGAAAGACACTTTTAACTTAAACAACCCTGTTTGGAGAAAAATACTTTGGGATGAAGAATCCAATAACATTACAACTCAAAAAACAAGAATTAGATATTCCATTCTTCTAATGTTAGATTTTTTAAATATTAAATTTGTTAAAACAAAAAAAGATCAAGAATTATTTACAGATTTTGGATTTGATTCAAAAAGTGTTTTTAAATAATCAATGTGAAATTATATAAAAAAAATAAATTATTAAATTTACACAAGAAAGCCATTCCTTCTTTTTCAAATTATATTTTACCTTCTAAAAGTAAGTGCATTAACTCACATTCACTTATTTTTAAAAGGGATTTTATTTCTTCAGATCTAAACCATTTTTTATTTGTTTCGCTACCGCACTATTCTACTTATCAGATACTCTTTAATATCTGAATCGTGAAATAATCGTGTAAGTATTCGGTCCATTTTTATACTTTCTATTTTTGACTGCAGCTCTAAGTTATTCCTATAATCATTAATGACATCACTAGTAGTTAACTGCAAGTATTCACGATTGACAAAAGCTTTTAATGGCAAACCTATCGTATTGTTTTTTGAAACAAATACGTTTTTATGCTGCTTCCATACTTGTTGAAATTCAATATTTAAAACATTGATTTCTGTTGTATCACTTTTAGAAATAGAATAAATATTAGATAGAGCTATCAATAAAATTATTTGATGCGGAGCAAGGTTCCCTCTAGCTTTATCTCTTTTTAAATTATCAATAAATTTTGCTGGATTTATCTTCAACTTTTTGAAGCGTTTTCATAGATCGTTGATAATGCAAATGGGTCATCAAAAAGAGTAGAATCGTTATCATATTCCTTCCTTAAATAATGTAAACCACCGAGTGCGAATTGATCACATATTTCTTTTACCTTTTTTAGCAATTCAGATAGACCATTATAGTTTTCAAGGATCTTTTCGCGTGAATTCAACTCTAGTTCGTTAATAATATCTTCTCTCCCGATAACTCTTGCAATACAATATTTATATTGGTTAATATTTTGATTTGACCAATTAGGCATTTTTTGATGCTTATTTTCAAAACCCTTATAATGACGAGAATTGATATTTAATCCAATCATTAAGCAATATATGTACCCTTCATACCAACTTGTTAAATAATTGCCCATCTTACCTTTTGGAAAATCGGAACCAGTTGTACTACTAAATTTGTTAATAAAAGATTCGTATTCTTTATCTATGTACAATGAATGACCAAATATTATACTATCCATCTTATTTAATTAATGTTATTAATCTGTTTTTTTTCTCACCATTCTTTATAGTAATAAATCTAGCATTATTTATATTCTGAACTTTATTAAGTATTGAATGACCAGTGCTATTTAAATCATCTGACCTATCATCCCATAGTTCTTTTGTAATCAAAATATTTTGATTTTGGGCATGATCTAACTGATAATTAAAAAACTCCTCTGTTAAAGCTAATGTCGTATGAGAAGTTGGTGCGTCGGCTATAAATGGATAATCCACATTTCCTTTTGCAATTTCGACTAAACCGAAAATCACAGAAAGTTGTCTAATCGCTTGCGACGCACCGCCTCCTTGATCGGAATTATTACCATATTTATCTACAACTCTAATCTCGAATTCAGGCTTTTTTGCTGAATTTATGCTGAATTCAACTTTAATATTCTGATTATTTAAAACAGCATTACTATTTGTAAAAGCTTTCCATTTTTTATTTGCAACATTTTCTAATTTTATACAAAAAGCTAAATATTCTTCATTTTTAAGTTTCAAAAGATAATTGCTTAACAACTCACTAAAACGTTGCAAATCTTCCGCTATTATAAATTCTTTACTTACTTTTTCTTTTTCATTATTTATCTTGACATTAGACAATTCAAGTTTTTTAGTATTTAATTCTGATATTTTACATTCTCTTTCCTCTTTTAATTTTTCTGCTTTAATTAAAGCGTCATTATAAGTAGATAATGTAATATTATCATCATCATTTTCTTCTAATGTTCCATTAGATTCAACAAATCGTTCACGACATATCTCAATTTCTTTAATTTCCTTTCCTATGCTTATTATTTCATTTTTTTGCTGTGTTATAAAATCCAAATCTATTGGGGAAAATTTATTCAGATAGCCTTGGGATTTTTTTACGAAGTCGTGAACATCTTCCAAAACTTTTAATTCAATATCATCATGATTTAGTTCCTTTTTAAAATATGGAATTAATTTTTCTTTAATATAAATCCTACCTTCATCATTTAGTTTTTGAGAACACACATAGCATTGACCCTCAACTACCATTTGATCTAAAATTAGTGGACTTGGTTGATCTCGTTCCAAGGCAGATAACATTTGCTGTTCCTTTCCGGTTAATCGATCATCCAATTCTGCTCTTCGATTTGCCACATATTCTCTAACTTCTATTGACGTTTGATCTAAAATTTCTTTCTCTAATGTATTTCCTGTTAATTTAGAAATCCAAAAATTACCGTTAATACAACTTTCAACAAATGATTTGTATAGAGCCTTAAGATTACCTTCTTTGTAATAAATATCCTTATTAAATTTATCTATTTCTTCTTTTAATTTCTTTCTTTCTTTAGCCTCATTTGCTTGAGAAGAAAATATATGAATTGTTTTTTCATTTTCTATTATAAATTCCTCTATTTCAATTAACTCTATTTCTTCAAGTATCTCAATTTCTTTCTCTAAACTTTGTTTCTTTTTAATATTGTTTTTTGCAACGACATTGTCTCTATTGTCTTTAGTTTCGATATCGTTTTTTAATTTTTTTATTGATTTAGATAATAGATCTGAAGTATTGTACTTCTTATCTAAAATGTCTAATTCTACTAAATTATTAATTGTATCTACTAACTTATTACCCTTTAAAGGGGTTAAATTTTCAACGTTTTCTCCTTGAACTAAAAAATAATCTTTCAAATTATTTCTCATCAATTCTTTAACACAATCGCTGAAATTTTCCATTGCTGTCTTTAAATTACCTCTTTCTAATCTTTCAACTTTAAATTTAGTTTCAGCAACTTTAATAGTATTAACTTCCTTTCCACACAAAATTTCTTTAGTCAAAATTCTAACTTTCGAATCACCTCTTAAATTTTTTATTTCATATGTTAGTTTTACACCTAAAGTAGTTTTTTCATCGTTCTTTAATGAAGTTTGAATAAAATGGTTTAGCACCTCACAAATATTATTCATATTAATAGAAATAATTTCGTGCTTATTAGATTCAGTATTCTTTAAAATAACTTTGTCTTCAAAAATCCAACGAAAAGCATTATGTAATTTGGATTTTCCAATGTCATTTGTTGCAACAACTATATTTACACCATCTGAAAATTCAAATGTGTTATCTTCGTACTCTCCCTTGTATCCAAACCAATTTTTTAATTGAATTTGTTTAATTACTACTCCCATATTAACTAATTAAATTTGCTACAATTTGCCTTCTAACATTATCATTTGCGATCTCATCAGCTAAAACTGCGTTTAAGTACTTTAAATAAATGTTGTTTTTATTTCTAATAGTATTTACATTTTCACTATCTGCATTCGTTATTTCTGTCCAATGTTTTTTTAGTTCAGTATCAGAGAGTATTTTTCTAAGTATTTGATCTGTATTCATAATTATCACTTTAGTTTATAATTTCATTTTTTACCATTGTATTAATATAACCTTCCGTTAATCCATATTTCTCTAATTCGTTTTTTATTTTTTTGTATGTATTAAATTTATCGGATGAGAGGTCATAAAATTCATACAACCTTTTAAATTCACTAATAATTAAGCGTTCTGCTGTTGAACGATCATTAAAAAACTGAGCGATTGAAGGTAGTACGACAATGTCGTAAATG comes from the Flavobacterium ardleyense genome and includes:
- a CDS encoding phosphoadenosine phosphosulfate reductase family protein, whose protein sequence is MSAIKHVLGISGGKDSAALAIYMNRKHPDIDVEYYTCDTGKELTETYDLINKLNSVLGKNIRLYKSIDDLNSPEKNPFDHFLAMYGGYLPSATARWCTGKMKLEPFENEIGDKPTISYVGIRGDENREGYVSKKENIQSIFPFRKNIWSEDVIKKFLANSNIEFLKREFERVSSSSQLQMILQYIEQPISLRFTQKQKLNALLDTDVKLFNRVVFEFLKSTDYPVGKLESFSLIDNDEVLGIDEIFKELKDSGVGIPAYYLPLDYTVEIDGEIKTGTYSRSRSGCFFCFYQQKIEWVWLLEQHPELYAKAMEYEKEGYTWTIEPLIDLKKPERVQSIKKEHYLRMHKIKTNAKNSTSWQDEILEAEGEGCASCFI
- a CDS encoding DGQHR domain-containing protein; amino-acid sequence: MKNNTLKIPCLKGKIGTDDDGWFYYTGLMSFKEIANRVQLPKEIDKNYLNNDLKLGEWIQRDLDNKKTKLLVEYINTQPQRFFNSLILGIFDGAPVWQELKISNPNDSVDFFSEDEAKYFSSTMGVLTLEGNEKIFAIDGQHRAVGIREAIKDNKEILNDEVSVVFLAHRMTIDGIERTRRLFTTLNRYAKPVDLSEIIILSEDDNSAIITRRIIDEFKLLENKILVNKSPSINVNNKESYTNIRTLYSTVLTLLTDKKIFNITVDGCNSDSFIKNRLSSTELEELYKKICTELDDYLNVIPAFKKFIKEGVVDRKSHNTNLIFRPIGQHIFFDLVKIAKKYDKLEDVLEYFKKDTFNLNNPVWRKILWDEESNNITTQKTRIRYSILLMLDFLNIKFVKTKKDQELFTDFGFDSKSVFK